One Rhizoctonia solani chromosome 2, complete sequence DNA segment encodes these proteins:
- a CDS encoding eukaryotic translation initiation factor 4G: MAQTEAQILEEISRLSGAINRHKSQAQPRGGYRGGRPYVPHSQRSTKPYTNAQEVVLNGQVFQSGRGGKSLVRKGAPTISRTTSAPAPAPTPTPQASASTLAPASGSTTTPQYVHAGKHTLIAANRVNKKPRPPPPAVLAAKRARLAKLSKVLNNVQAHRHMPKREHMPVPTRSSKDRHLSTLPTTPRPNACPSASISKTRGDVDWARRVPTRMCFWGTSAKKGCAGTLRCLGTVRAEWSVSGTMGVCATKGCKLPHVIRASRGKMEAAAASASAAAQATAAGVALAEESMPGAGQQKEGQQKLGDEFVSLMFEESEDEEQDGEEEEEGDDQEDEDEENEDLDVILSDHEDVDDSDNEIISGLDLDRSTMGYKDKRTKLPQSLLEEINSKGNRARIETCEACWRQGERTGQEVSEERKERGRKKGKNDYFSRVKERDNFHEKRAGESVDTRPAKKPRIEAAAGPLTPAPVSKPKLASVPQISKSIPADLELKPARAGLESGHIATKVVNPRLSPASSPSTSTSKKRTKDIEDDEIAWLEAKLGVSKKKGKQKGYGGAFSADGLDDILGDLDRIEMDMDMSGLGGDDDDLDAELEEKGDDGDQSDGSEGDEGDEGLDEEAGDQDSQLDESDSESDENQGESDEEVPTLLDPQVEKEQATSPTATQSKGAYVPPHLRQKADLNSAQTPEQVKLAHVTQALTSIILDSVSSSANLLDTFVILHAAFVAAIHKIIGIEFAAFFIENTVSSYETHWNSLRSSSSQNPEEPAIGSKESSNLLVLLSELYNFQVISCVLIYDLIRALLDSEFSEFDVELLLKVVKNSGQQMRQDDPLALKDIIQLVQDKMKGKRDNELSSRFRFMVETLVNLKNNKVKRATGTGQNVGAEAIERMKKYLGGINKKRHVMSHEPLRVSLEDLHTSSKRGKWWLVGSAWGGDPLVEKKATKTAQSSKTEDKGTSTAQATEQLMQLARQHGMNTEVRRNIFVVLVSSDDYVDACERLTQLDLQETQQREIIRVVLHCCGNERAYNPFYTLVTHHLCQKSHSHRITLQYCLWDFLRSLGETQVGGEAISRDEVASGDEVSNSMISNHAKAYAWWLARGSVALTIFKPVEFLVLRPRTKQFFRSLFAQMVISSQSNSPLVDVRSPESSIPQARNREAIQEIIAKAKRLPALCKGIGYFIKSMLSDEQDLKTKTKRAHELVIWGLSVVQDALQEDSLSDDDDL; encoded by the exons ATGGCACAGACTGAAGCTCAGATTCTTGAGGAGATTTCAAGACTCTCAG GTGCTATCAATCGACATAAATCGCAAGCTCAACCCCGGGGCGGCTACCGTGGTGGACGGCCTTACGTCCCCCACTCGCAGCGCAGCACCAAGCCTTACACTAACGCACAGGAAGTCGTACTCAACGGACAGGTCTTCCAGAGCGGCCGCGGCGGAAAATCTCTAGTTCGCAAAGGCG CACCGACAATTTCAAGGACGACTTcggctccagctccagctccaaccCCAACTCCTCAAGCATCAGCATCGACTCTGGCTCCGGCATCCGGATCAACAACAACGCCTCAATATGTTCATGCCGGAAAGCACACACTTATCGCTGCCAATCGAGTTAACAAGAAACCACgaccgcctccaccagccgTCTTGGCCGCCAAACGTGCACGGCTAGCCAAACTTTCCAAGGTCCTGAACAATGTCCAAGCTCATCG GCATATGCCAAAACGGGAACACATGCCCGTACCAACACGATCCTCAAAAGACCGCCATCTGTCCACGCTTC CCACGACCCCACGCCCGAACGCATGCCCCTCTGCGTCCATTTCCAAAACGCGGGGCGATGTCGACTGGGCTCGTCGTGTCCCTACCCGCATGTGTTTCTGGGGGACAAGCGCAAAGAAGGGGTGTGCCGGGACTTTGCGGTGCTTGGGTACTGTGCGCGCGGAGTGGAGTGTGAGCGGAACCAT GGGTGTGTGTGCGACCAAGGGGTGCAAATTGCCCCATGTGATACGTGCGAGTCGGGGGAAGATGGAGGCTGCTGCTGCGAGTGCGAGTGCTGCTGCCCAGGCTACTGCTGCCGGAGTTGCTCTAGCCGAGGAGAGCATGCCTGGTGCAGGGCAGCAAAAGGAAGGTCAACAAAAGTTGGGAGACGAGTTTGTGTCGTTGATGTTTGAGGAAAGTGAGGATGAGGAGCAAGATggtgaagaagaagaggaaggagatgatcaagaagatgaagatgaggaAAACGAAGATCTTGATGTTATTCTCTCTGATCATGAAGATGTTGATGATAGTGACAATGAAAT AATTTCTGGTTTGGACTTGGATCGATCGACGATGGGGTATAAAGACAAACGAACCAAACTGCCACAGTCGCTCTTGGAGGAGATTAATTCCAAGGGTAAC CGAGCTCGCATCGAGACATGTGAGGCGTGCTGGAGGCAAGGGGAAAGGACAGGACAGGAGGTCAGCGAGGAAAGAAAAGAGAGAGGCCGTAAAAAGGGGAAGAACGACTACTTTTCGAGAGTAAAAGAAAGAGACAATTTCCATGAGAAGAGAGCTGGTGAATCGGTGGACACGAGACCTGCAAAGAAACCAAGGATCGAAGCAGCGGCTGGGCCTCTTACCCCTGCTCCGGTCTCTAAACCAAAACTTGCCTCTGTTCCCCAGATTTCCAAATCCATTCCTGCGGACTTGGAGTTGAAGCCTGCTCGGGCTGGTTTGGAGTCGGGACATATCGCTACGAAAGTTGTCAA TCCACGCCTCTCTCCCGCCTCCTCGCCATCCACCTCGACATCCAAGAAACGAACAAAGGACATTGAAGATGATGAAATCGCATGGCTCGAAGCTAAGCTTGGAGTCTCCAAGAAAAAGGGAAAGCAAAAGGGTTATGGAGGGGCGTTTAGTGCGGATGGCCTGGATg ACATCTTGGGTGATTTGGATAGGATTGAGATGGATATGGATATGAGCGGTTTGGGGGGTGATGATGACGACCTGGATGCCGAGTTGGAGGAAAAAGGAGATGACGGTGATCAGAGTGATGGGAGCGAAGGGGACGAAGGGGATGAAGGACTGGACGAG GAGGCAGGAGACCAAGACTCTCAGTTGGACGAGAGCGATTCTGAAAGTGATGAGAATCAAGGCGAGTCAGACGAGGAGGTGCCAACTCTGTTGGACCCCCAAGTAGAGAAGGAACAGGCTACTTCGCCTACTGCGACTCAGTCAAAAG GCGCATATGTCCCCCCTCATCTCCGCCAAAAAGCCGATCTGAACAGCGCGCAAACTCCAGAGCAGGTCAAGTTGGCTC ATGTGACTCAGGCATTGACGAGTATCATTCTTGATTCTGTCTCGTCTTCTGCTAATTTGTTGGACACATTCGTTATCCTTCACGCGGCATTTGTAGCTGCTATCCATAAGATTATTGGTATTGAATTCG CCGCCTTTTTTATCGAAAATACTGTATCATCATACGAAACCCACTGGAACAGCCTTCGCTCCAGCTCATCCCAGAACCCGGAAGAACCAGCTATCGGGAGCAAAGAATCATCCAACCTCCTGGTCCTACTCTCCGAATTGTACAACTTCCAAGTAATCTCTTGCGTTTTGATATACGACCTTATTCGCGCATTGCTCGACTCGGAATTTTCGGAATTCGATGTCGAGTTGTTGCTCAAGGTCGTTAAGA ATTCCGGCCAGCAGATGAGACAGGATGATCCTCTCGCGCTCAAGGACATTATACAATTGGTTCAAGACAAGATGAAAGGGAAGAGGGACAACGAGCTCAG TTCGAGGTTCCGATTCATGGTCGAAACGCTTGTCAATCTCAAAAATAACAAGGTGAAACGTGCGACAGGGACCGGGCAGAATGTAGGTGCGGAGGCGATAGAGAGAATGAAAAAGTACCTTGGTGGGATAAACAAAAAGCGACACG TCATGTCGCACGAGCCACTTCGGGTTTCGCTAGAAGATCTTCACACGTCTTCCAAGCGCGGTAAATGGTGGCTGGTTGGCTCGGCGTGGGGCGGTGATCCATTGGTAGAAAAGAAAGCCACCAAGACAGCCCAATCTAGTAAAACCGAGGATAAGGGCACGAGTACTGCCCAGGCTACTGAACAGCTAATGCAACTGGCTCGTCAGCACGGGATGAACACTGAAGTTCGGAGGAATATTTTTGTTGTGCTCGTGAGCAGTGAT GATTATGTGGATGCATGCGAACGGTTAACTCAGCTCGATCTCCAAGAAACACAACAAAGAGAAATTATACGTGTAGTGCTACACTGCTGTGGTAAC GAACGAGCATATAACCCATTCTATACTCTTGTCACCCACCACCTATGTCAAAAATCTCATTCACACAGAATCACACTTCAGTACTGTCTTTGGGATTTTTTGCGTTCGCTCGGAGAGACGCAAGTCGGCGGTGAAGCCATTTCGCGTGACGAGGTGGCCAGTGGCGACGAAGTATCGAACTCTATGATATCCAATCATGCCAAGGCGTATGCATGGTGGTTAGCACGCGGATCGGTAGCTTTAACCATCTTCAAG CCGGTCGAGTTCCTCGTGCTCCGACCACGCACGAAGCAGTTCTTCAGGTCATTGTTTGCACAAATGGTTATTAGCTCTCAGTCAAACTCTCCCCTGGTCGATGTTCGGTCTCCCGAATCTTCCATCCCGCAAGCTCGGAATCGAGAAGCAATCCAAGAAATTATTGCCAAAGCCAAGAGACTACCCGCTTTGTGTAAAGGCATCGGATACTTTATAAAATCTATGTTATCCGATGAACAAGATCTCAAGACAAAAACCAAACGGGCGCACGAACTAGTGATTTGGGGTCTGAGCGTTGTACAGGATGCGTTACAAGAGGATTCACTttcagatgatgatgatttGTAG
- a CDS encoding ICE-like protease (caspase) p20 domain protein — MSRTSVDSSISPSSPKSPGTSGAGDTGSPINIQLPYGSPSAGSETFTRVSNCTGKKKAVCIGINYQGQRDELRGCIHDAGHIAELLIQQFGFRKENIVKLTDDTTETHSLPTKENIISAMRWLVEDAKPDDSLFFHFSGHGGQTEDLSGEEIDSYDEVIYPVFVWGLDDPPSPLDLHQVIHDLIVRPLPAGCRLTALFDCSHSGTSLDLPYVYTSRGKVKEPSRWVDIGQGLRNAGRSTIRGDMKGMIKGFGNMFNSETSFQKRAVRYAKKTRASPADVVAWAACKDFEKSDDVVEHAEVVGAMCYAFIEALRKQPKQSYQELLNNIRDLLYEKHDQKPQLTSSHPITPPFTPADTWNSAMSGNNASQTHPNTDEHTSPASHRPPPSHPVSSQFSDQWIKDPDTPPTTPPLVPGNTYSPPLSPRSILLGSPTNNSNNTRYPGQPHGRRAEYVTEPEDYGLGGGHITLDISSRSSCEQHGLAQDGATFTHEKLATNSTYASDRQACGDQGQHTFSYDQPILQFGYEEENIRQLTDSATDPVFYRLGRTSLQECTVIYPLDYEQAGHIVDDEMHEIMVQPLRAGCRLTAIFDCSHSGSALDLPYTYSTDGKVKEHSQLVETGRGLLSVGKSWARGDMSGAIKGLNDVIRPPTSRQARKQAILRSRQTRCSEADVISWSACKDSEKSDDAFEGHEAVGAMSHAFIQSLKQKPRQSYRELLNNVRVILRSKYQQKPQLSSSHIIGNENSNWDDVYNNEVENFETNGDEGEVWFGEETVEKMLEWTLDNYPPNTEPYVLDIGTGNGIMTVTLAENGYDPGHLVGLDYSEPSVKLARAVANARGHSSIRYVVSDFINETAPAPTEGVSPGNWDLLQGTYDAIALSGRSEDGKTIVSRYPPKVAEALKPGGMFLITSCNFTEEELKEAFGAPELGLTYQCVLRSITMRSTYQRSQARAYNIQPLHSGEIR, encoded by the exons ATGTCACGAACAAGTGTCGATAGCTCTATTAGTCCTTCTTCACCCAAATCACCAGG GACTAGTGGGGCAGGAGACACAG GTTCGCCAATAAATATACAACTACCATACGGATCGCCCTCTGCTGGAAGCGAGACGTTCACTCGAG TCTCTAACTGtactgggaagaagaaggcTGTATGT ATCGGAATTAATTATCAAGGTCAACGTGATGAACTTCGGGGTTGTATACACGACGCAGGCCATATTGCCGAACTCCTTATTC AGCAGTTCGGTTTTCGGAAGGAGAACATAGTCAAGCTCACAGATGATACCACGGAAACCCATAGCTTGCCGACGAAGGAAAACATT ATCTCTGCTATGCGTTGGTTGGTAGAAGATGCGAAACCAGATGACTCTTTATTCTTCCATTTCTCCGGCCACGGAGGCCAGACGGAAGATCTCAGTGGCGAAGAGATTGACAGCTACGACGAAG TGATATACCCG GTATTTGTCTGGGGTTTGGACGATCCTCCCTCACCCCTTGATTTACATCAGGTAATACATGATTTAATTGTACGGCCCTTGCCCGCGGGTTGCCGGCTCACCGCATTGTTCGAT TGCAGTCATTCCGGAACCAGCCTGG ACCTTCCTTATGTCTATACAAGTCGCGGAAAGGTGAAAGAGCCGAGTCGTTGGGTAGATATTGGGCAAGGCTTGAGAA ACGCAGGGCGGTCTACTATCCGTGGAGATATGAAAGGCATGATCAAAGGCTTTGGCAATATGTTCAATTCCGAAACAAGCTTCCAGAAGAGAGCAGTGCGCTACGCCAAGAAGACTCGAGCTAGTCCAGCTGATGTTGTTGCTTGGGCTGCATGCAAAGATTTTGAGAAATCGGATGACGTTGTGGAGCACGCTGAGGTTGTTGGCGCTATGT GCTATGCGTTTATCGAAGCACTGAGGAAGCAACCCAAACAATCTTACCAGGAGCTGTTGAACAATATTCGTGACCTTCTATACGAAAAACATGATCAAAAGCCTCAGCTCACAAGCTCACACCCCATT ACCCCCCCCTTCACCCCTGCAGACACTTGGAACAGCGCGATGTCAGGGAATAATGCGTCTCAGACTCATCCAAACACTGATGAACATAC TTCTCCAGCCTC TCATCGGCCGCCACCAAGCCACCCAGTCTCAAGTCAATTTAG TGATCAATGGATAAAAGATCCTGATACCCCCCCCACAACACCACCCCTGGTCCCGGGGAACACGTATTCGCCGCCTCTTAGCCCCAGGTCGATACTTTTGGGGTCGCCAACGAATAATTCTAACAACACCAGGTATCCTGGGCAACCGCACGGTCGCCGGGCGGAATACGTCACTGAGCCCGAGGATTACGGACTTGGCGGTGGGCACATAACATTGGACATCTCGTCCAG ATCGTCTTGCGAGCAACATGGCCTAGCACAGGATGGCGCTACTTTTACTCATGAGAAATTAGCCACAAACAGCACAT ACGCATCTGATCGGCAAGCCTGTGGTGATCAAGGCCAACACACTTTTTCCTATGATCAGCCTATTC TCCAATTCGGATACGAGGAGGAAAACATCCGACAGCTCACTGATAGTGCGACGGATCCCGTTTTCTACCGACTAGGGAGAACATC ATTGCAGGAATGCACTG TTATTTATCCTCTGGACTACGAACAAGCAGGCCATATTGTTGACGAC GAAATGCACGAGATCATGGTGCAGCCACTGCGTGCTGGGTGTCGCCTGACCGCTATATTTGAT TGCAGCCATTCGGGCTCAGCTCTTG ACCTGCCATATACCTACTCCACTGATGGTAAAGTAAAGGAGCATAGCCAACTAGTGGAGACTGGACGTGGTTTACTAA GTGTTGGGAAATCCTGGGCGCGCGGCGATATGAGTGGTGCAATCAAAGGACTGAATGATGTGATACGACCACCTACAAGCAGACAGGCCCGCAAACAAGCGATATTACGCTCTAGACAGACGCGTTGTAGTGAGGCTGATGTCATCTCCTGGTCTGCATGCAAAGACTCGGAAAAATCAGACGACGCATTCGAAGGGCACGAAGCAGTTGGCGCAATGA GTCACGCATTTATACAATCTCTGAAACAGAAACCCAGGCAATCCTATCGCGAGCTACTCAACAATGTGAGGGTGATCCTTCGTTCGAAATATCAACAGAAGCCTCAACTTTCCAGTTCTCATATAATT GGAAACGAGAATAGCAA CTGGGATGACGTTTATAATAACGAGGTTGAGAATTTTGAAACCAATGGGGACGAAGGTGAAGTCTG GTTCGGAGAAGAAACGGTTGAAAAGATG CTTGAATGGACACTCGATAACTATCCTCCGAACACTGAACCCTATGTTCTCGACATCGGTACGGGCAATGGAATCATGACGGTAACCCTGGCCGAAAATGGGTATGATCCAGGCCATTTGGTTGGGCTCGATTACAG CGAACCCTCGGTCAAACTGGCGAGGGCTGTAGCCAACGCTCGCGGACACTCGAGTATTCGATACGTGGTATCTGATTTCATCAACGAAACCGCGCCCGCGCCAACAGAGGGAGTTTCTCCTGGAAACTGGGATCTTTTGCAA GGTACCTACGATGCAATTGCATTATCCGGGAGGTCTGAAGACGGGAAGACTATTGTCTCGAGGTATCCTCCCAAGGTTGCTGAGGCTCTCAAACCTGGTGGCATGTTCCTGATTACAT CCTGCAATTTTACTGAAGAGGAGCTCAAAGAAGCTTTCGGTGCTCCCGAACTCGGATTAACCTACCAGTGCGTCCTTCGTTCGATTACTATGCGTAGCACTTACCAGCGATCTCAAGCTCGCGCATACAACATCCAACCTTTACATTCGGGGGAAATCAGGTAG